A genomic segment from Ptychodera flava strain L36383 chromosome 8, AS_Pfla_20210202, whole genome shotgun sequence encodes:
- the LOC139139324 gene encoding arenicin-2-like gives MKDFVVVFCLLVVTGCIGQTLAKPYAFKLVVERNGEKKEELVIVDEEKNVEIFREYGSDTKVVVDFDTGLEAFVHEERNACYIRPFDSNKYMTPKELKRKLRLQAGKEIKQQSEDIEYYTVAGGPIKNSMIVGETIGQECEGKAIYWLKCGQPNDAGASAKPWSPCRVVCFYYDCTALCD, from the exons ATGAAGGATTTCGTCGTTGTATTTTGTCTATTGGTCGTCACTGGCTGTATTGGTCAGACATTG GCGAAGCCATATGCTTTCAAATTGGTAGTTGAACGCAACGGAGAAAAGAAAGAAGAGTTAGTCATTGTGGATGAAGAGAAAAACGTTGAGATATTCAGAGAATATGGATCGGATACAAAAGTCGTGGTCGATTTCGACACG GGACTTGAAGCCTTCGTTCATGAAGAGCGCAATGCTTGTTACATACGACCATTTGACAGTAATAAGTACATGACTCCAAAAGAACTGAAACGTAAACTCAGACTGCAAGCCGGCAAG GAAATCAAGCAACAGAGCGAAGACATTGAGTATTACACCGTGGCAGGTGGTCCTATCAAGAACTCAATGATAGTCGGAGAAACTATTGGACAAGAGTGTGAAGGCAAGGCTATCTATTGGTTGAAATGTGGACAGCCCAATGATGCTG GTGCATCTGCCAAACCATGGAGTCCTTGCCGGGTTGTCTGTTTTTACTATGACTGTACAGCTCTTTGTGACTAA